From the genome of Chloroflexota bacterium, one region includes:
- a CDS encoding DNA-processing protein DprA — MISELSANTQAILLLTAPLIVGRRTPAAEVLQPREYNKLAQLLHEYSREPADLLSPEASRLLNDDWLRAQIDSDRVGQLLARGFLLSQAVEQWQQRAIWVLSRADDQYPQRLKVRLGSKAPAILYGCGDRDILDSGGLAVVGSRHVDDKLRAYAAGVGELVANAEWTLVSGGARGIDQASMRGALEAGGRVVGVLSNDLQRAALRREHREVLMDGRLALISPYDPSAGFNVGNAMRRNKLVYALADAGLVASSDHKKGGTWAGAVEQLDELKLVPVYVRSGSDKALQALIDKGAYPWPDPQTPEEFWDKLDSSVPASGQPELPIETSDERMEHDAVRPESEAHDEPADLAVARGAPDEMLFAKVAELVIEMTTPTPKSLDEITTALGVSRPQATAWLKRLVGEGKLEKQLRPARYQPVTQATLLLDQPEDS, encoded by the coding sequence GTGATCAGCGAGCTTTCGGCCAACACTCAGGCCATTCTCTTGCTGACGGCGCCGCTGATCGTCGGTCGGCGCACCCCCGCAGCCGAAGTGTTGCAGCCGCGCGAGTACAACAAGCTCGCCCAACTCCTCCACGAATACAGCCGGGAGCCAGCCGATCTGCTGAGTCCCGAGGCATCCCGGTTACTGAACGATGATTGGCTACGCGCCCAAATTGACTCGGACAGGGTCGGCCAGCTACTCGCCAGGGGTTTCCTGCTTAGCCAGGCGGTCGAGCAGTGGCAGCAACGGGCGATCTGGGTGTTGAGCCGCGCCGACGACCAATACCCCCAACGGTTGAAGGTGCGTTTGGGAAGCAAAGCGCCCGCCATCCTCTATGGCTGTGGCGACCGAGACATCCTGGACTCCGGCGGCTTGGCCGTCGTCGGCTCGCGACACGTGGACGACAAACTTCGAGCCTACGCGGCGGGGGTCGGTGAACTCGTCGCCAACGCCGAGTGGACGCTTGTATCCGGCGGCGCGCGGGGAATCGATCAGGCGTCCATGCGGGGCGCGCTCGAAGCCGGGGGGCGGGTCGTGGGCGTGCTGAGCAACGACCTGCAGCGGGCGGCGCTGCGTCGCGAGCACCGTGAGGTGCTGATGGACGGACGGCTAGCGCTGATTTCGCCCTACGACCCCTCGGCGGGCTTCAACGTCGGCAATGCGATGCGGCGCAACAAACTGGTCTACGCCCTTGCCGATGCGGGGCTCGTTGCGAGCTCGGATCACAAGAAGGGCGGGACCTGGGCCGGCGCGGTTGAGCAACTCGATGAGTTGAAGCTCGTGCCGGTCTATGTGCGGTCAGGCTCGGACAAGGCGCTTCAGGCGCTCATCGACAAGGGCGCCTATCCGTGGCCGGATCCTCAAACGCCGGAAGAGTTTTGGGACAAGCTCGATTCGTCGGTGCCTGCGTCCGGGCAGCCCGAGCTCCCCATTGAGACGAGCGACGAGCGCATGGAACACGACGCCGTGCGCCCAGAATCGGAGGCGCACGATGAGCCAGCGGATTTGGCGGTCGCACGCGGTGCGCCGGACGAGATGCTCTTTGCCAAGGTTGCCGAGTTAGTGATCGAAATGACCACGCCTACCCCCAAGTCGTTGGACGAGATCACGACCGCCCTTGGAGTCTCCAGGCCCCAGGCCACGGCCTGGCTGAAGCGGCTGGTCGGCGAGGGCAAGCTGGAAAAACAATTGCGCCCTGCCCGCTACCAGCCGGTGACGCAGGCGACTCTGCTGCTCGATCAGCCCGAGGACTCCTGA
- a CDS encoding nitrite/sulfite reductase: MAVTHSTDTPGHVIPISDEEFEDFDTEATAFLRGQRDSDLYTGFRLKQGVYGQRQADVHMIRVKLPFGGVSADQLDAFAEVAERFAPLKKGHITTRENVQYHHVPLPLAAMAIRVLGDAGLSSREACGNTVRNVTGDPWGGICNDEVYDATPYAGAFVRYFVRHPLTQLLPRKFKVAFTGSETDRVVTDIHDLGFISQVRHEDGKEVRGFRMVTGGGLSIMAKRAFVLYDFVPLTEYLRVSEAVLRIFERSDDLRRNRAKARIKFLVHRVGIDAFREMVEEELKGDWAKRDYPLDDLVYLDDEAADAPALNGHVPNVAEADRDMFERFMRSNVQAQIQEGFAAIEVKVNRGDLSPEQFRGLATILRTYGSGRARTTPWQNIVLRWIPQNRVYDVWRELYAMDLGNPGALEITDVVACPGTDSCKLGITSSMGLNRAVQGKIEEMNIQDPLTRQILVNMSGCPNSCGMHHVGNIGFHGAAIKSGDRQVPAYHVFVGGNRRAGEPMKLGTLLRTRLPAKRVPLAVERLILDYEDNREEDDEPFNDYVDRLGKVYFNELLKDLALPPEFTDENREHFVDWDRDRLYVLERGEGECAV, encoded by the coding sequence ATGGCAGTCACGCATTCGACCGACACGCCTGGGCACGTCATTCCCATCAGTGACGAAGAGTTCGAGGACTTCGACACCGAGGCCACGGCGTTCCTGCGCGGTCAGCGCGATTCGGACCTCTACACCGGCTTTCGGCTGAAGCAGGGGGTCTACGGGCAGCGCCAGGCCGACGTCCACATGATCCGGGTCAAGCTGCCGTTCGGCGGCGTGTCCGCCGATCAGCTCGACGCCTTCGCCGAAGTGGCCGAGCGGTTCGCCCCGCTCAAGAAGGGCCACATCACCACGCGCGAGAACGTGCAATATCACCACGTGCCCCTGCCGTTGGCGGCCATGGCGATCCGCGTGCTGGGCGACGCCGGGCTGTCGAGCCGCGAGGCCTGCGGCAACACCGTGCGCAACGTCACCGGCGACCCCTGGGGCGGCATCTGCAACGACGAGGTCTACGACGCCACGCCCTACGCCGGCGCTTTCGTGCGCTACTTCGTGCGCCACCCGCTGACGCAACTCCTTCCGCGTAAATTCAAGGTCGCCTTCACCGGCTCCGAGACCGACCGCGTCGTCACCGACATCCACGACCTGGGCTTCATCTCGCAGGTCCGACATGAAGACGGAAAAGAAGTCCGCGGTTTCCGAATGGTCACCGGCGGCGGACTCTCCATCATGGCCAAGCGCGCGTTCGTGCTCTACGACTTCGTGCCGCTGACGGAGTACCTGCGCGTCTCCGAGGCCGTGCTGCGCATCTTCGAGCGCTCCGACGACCTGCGCCGCAACCGCGCCAAGGCCCGCATCAAGTTCCTGGTCCATCGCGTGGGCATCGACGCCTTCCGCGAGATGGTCGAGGAAGAACTGAAGGGCGACTGGGCCAAGCGCGACTACCCGCTCGACGACCTGGTGTACCTGGACGACGAAGCCGCCGACGCGCCCGCGCTGAATGGCCACGTGCCGAACGTTGCCGAGGCCGACCGCGACATGTTTGAGCGGTTCATGCGCTCCAACGTGCAGGCGCAGATTCAAGAGGGCTTCGCCGCCATCGAGGTCAAGGTCAACCGCGGCGACCTCTCGCCCGAGCAGTTCCGCGGCCTGGCCACCATCCTGCGCACCTACGGATCCGGGCGCGCTCGCACCACCCCCTGGCAGAACATCGTGCTGCGCTGGATTCCGCAAAACCGCGTCTACGACGTCTGGCGCGAGCTCTACGCGATGGACCTGGGGAACCCCGGCGCGCTGGAGATCACCGACGTCGTGGCCTGCCCCGGCACCGACAGCTGCAAGCTCGGCATCACCTCATCCATGGGCCTCAATCGCGCCGTGCAGGGCAAGATCGAGGAGATGAACATCCAGGACCCGCTCACGCGCCAGATCCTGGTCAACATGAGCGGCTGCCCCAACTCCTGCGGCATGCACCACGTGGGAAACATCGGCTTCCACGGCGCGGCCATCAAGAGCGGCGACCGGCAGGTGCCGGCCTATCACGTCTTCGTCGGCGGCAACCGGCGCGCCGGCGAGCCCATGAAGCTCGGCACGCTGCTGCGCACGCGGCTCCCGGCCAAGCGCGTCCCGCTGGCCGTCGAGCGCCTGATCCTCGACTACGAAGACAACCGCGAGGAAGACGACGAGCCGTTCAACGACTACGTCGACCGCCTCGGCAAGGTCTATTTCAACGAGTTGCTCAAGGACCTCGCGCTGCCGCCCGAGTTCACCGACGAGAACCGGGAACACTTCGTGGACTGGGACCGCGACCGCCTCTACGTCCTGGAGCGCGGCGAAGGCGAGTGCGCCGTCTAG
- a CDS encoding zinc-dependent metalloprotease: MAAGRRLGLLAVAVLAAAVGGVALAGRGQRTTLVNWSLTRRLALRLADAPGEPAPAPELTAAYTDLVARSYAAVSDYTQAPMPPTMDSVQVLRRGDWIGANLANFRRILRPVIEAYDHAQVGGGVGSRVLGVTTQAGVSAQLGVLLGFLGRRVLGQYDIPLLDPEPRPAAIYFVDANLQAVAARAGVPVEDLRLWVTLHEVTHAFQFNAGNPPWLHGYMSGLLQDYLEEAVVTLGEHGELRARLSAAVQEFQRGGLRQSGWLRLALSPRQVRTIEQIQALMTVVEGYGNHVMHATGARLIPGYAHLARRMKARERSQATWVRLLTRALGLDMKLEQYRIGEAFVDEVVTQRGIAFANRLWEGPEHLPTLAETQDPAAWMARVEAASPADASL, from the coding sequence ATGGCGGCTGGACGGCGGTTGGGGTTGCTGGCGGTGGCGGTGCTGGCCGCGGCCGTGGGCGGCGTGGCGTTGGCGGGGCGCGGGCAGCGGACCACGCTGGTCAACTGGTCGCTCACGCGGCGCTTGGCGCTGCGGCTCGCGGACGCACCGGGCGAGCCGGCGCCAGCGCCCGAGCTCACCGCCGCCTACACGGACCTCGTCGCCCGCAGCTATGCCGCGGTCAGCGACTACACCCAGGCGCCGATGCCGCCAACGATGGATTCCGTGCAGGTGCTGCGGCGCGGGGACTGGATCGGCGCCAACCTGGCCAACTTCCGGCGCATCCTGCGACCGGTCATCGAGGCCTACGACCACGCCCAGGTCGGCGGCGGCGTGGGCTCCCGGGTGCTGGGCGTCACCACGCAGGCCGGCGTCTCCGCGCAACTGGGAGTGCTCCTGGGGTTCTTGGGCCGGCGAGTCTTGGGCCAATACGACATTCCCCTCCTCGATCCCGAGCCCCGCCCCGCCGCGATCTACTTCGTGGACGCCAACTTGCAAGCCGTGGCGGCCCGCGCGGGCGTTCCGGTCGAGGACCTGCGGCTGTGGGTGACGCTGCACGAGGTCACGCACGCCTTTCAGTTCAACGCGGGGAACCCGCCCTGGCTGCACGGCTACATGTCCGGCCTGCTCCAGGACTACCTGGAAGAAGCCGTGGTGACGCTGGGAGAGCACGGCGAGCTGCGCGCGCGGCTGAGCGCAGCGGTTCAGGAATTCCAGCGCGGTGGGCTGCGTCAGTCCGGCTGGCTGCGCCTGGCGTTGTCACCGCGGCAGGTGCGCACCATCGAGCAGATCCAGGCCCTGATGACCGTCGTCGAGGGCTACGGCAATCACGTGATGCACGCCACCGGCGCCCGCCTGATTCCGGGCTACGCCCACCTGGCCCGGCGCATGAAGGCCCGCGAGCGCTCGCAGGCCACCTGGGTGCGGCTGCTCACGCGGGCGCTTGGGCTCGACATGAAGCTCGAGCAATACCGCATCGGCGAGGCGTTCGTGGACGAGGTGGTGACACAGCGCGGCATAGCCTTCGCCAACCGGCTCTGGGAAGGCCCGGAGCACCTGCCGACGCTAGCCGAGACGCAGGACCCCGCCGCCTGGATGGCCCGCGTAGAGGCGGCGAGCCCGGCGGACGCGAGCCTGTAA